A stretch of Cynocephalus volans isolate mCynVol1 chromosome 9, mCynVol1.pri, whole genome shotgun sequence DNA encodes these proteins:
- the ATOH1 gene encoding transcription factor ATOH1, whose amino-acid sequence MSRLLHAEEWAEVKELVDHHRHPQPHHLPQPPPPQPPATLQAREQSVYPAELSLLDSTDPRAWLAPTLQGICTARAAQYLLHSPELGASEAVAPQDEADGRGELVRRSGGGGGGGSKSPGPVKVREQLCKLKGGVVVDELGCSRQRAPSSKQVNGVQKQRRLAANARERRRMHGLNHAFDQLRNVIPSFNNDKKLSKYETLQMAQIYINALSELLQTPSGGEQPPPPPTSCKSDHHHLRAAASYEGSAGTAIAAGAQPASGGGQRPTPPGSCRTRFSAPASAGGYSVQLDALHFSTFEDSALTAMMAQKNLSPSLPGSILQPVQEESSKTSPRSHRSDGEFSPHSHYSDSDEAS is encoded by the coding sequence ATGTCCCGCCTGCTGCATGCAGAAGAGTGGGCTGAAGTGAAGGAGTTGGTGGACCACCATCGCCATCCCCAGCCGCACCACCTCCCACAACCTCCGCCGCCACAGCCACCTGCGACCCTGCAGGCGAGAGAGCAGTCGGTCTACCCGGCCGAGCTCTCTCTCCTGGACAGCACCGACCCACGCGCCTGGCTGGCTCCCACTTTGCAGGGCATCTGTACGGCACGCGCCGCCCAGTATTTGCTGCATTCCCCCGAGCTGGGTGCTTCCGAGGCCGTGGCGCCCCAAGATGAGGCGGACGGCCGGGGGGAGCTGGTAAGgaggagcggcggcggcggcggcggcggcagcaaaAGCCCCGGGCCGGTGAAAGTGAGGGAACAGCTGTGCAAGCTGAAAGGCGGGGTGGTGGTGGACGAGCTGGGCTGCAGCCGCCAGCGGGCCCCTTCCAGCAAACAGGTGAATGGGGTGCAGAAGCAAAGACGGCTGGCGGCCAACGCCAGAGAGCGGCGCAGGATGCACGGGCTGAACCACGCCTTCGACCAGCTGCGCAACGTTATCCCGTCGTTCAACAACGACAAGAAGCTGTCCAAATATGAGACCCTGCAGATGGCCCAGATCTACATCAACGCCTTGTCTGAGCTGCTGCAGACGCCCAGTGGCGGGGAGCAACCGCCGCCGCCACCAACCTCCTGCAAAAGTGACCACCACCACCTTCGCGCCGCCGCCTCCTACGAAGGCAGCGCGGGCACCGCGATCGCAGCTGGGGCTCAGCCGGCTTCTGGAGGGGGCCAGCGGCCGACCCCTCCCGGGAGCTGCCGGACTCGCTTCTCAGCCCCAGCCTCCGCGGGAGGGTACTCGGTGCAGCTGGACGCTCTGCACTTCTCCACTTTCGAGGACAGCGCCCTGACGGCGATGATGGCGCAAAAGAACTTGTCGCCTTCGCTGCCCGGGAGCATCCTGCAGCCAGTGCAGGAGGAAAGTAGCAAAACTTCGCCCCGGTCCCACAGAAGCGACGGGGAATTTTCCCCCCATTCCCATTACAGTGACTCGGATGAGGCAAGTTAG